The Calliphora vicina chromosome 3, idCalVici1.1, whole genome shotgun sequence genome contains a region encoding:
- the LOC135953154 gene encoding endoplasmic reticulum-Golgi intermediate compartment protein 3, which yields MKIADALRRLDAYPRTLEDFSVRTVSGAAVTIISTSIVTILICLEFMAYMTPNLSEELFVDTTRGHKLRINLDITLHNLACNYLSLDAMDSSGDQHLRVDHDIFKHRLDLQGNPMKEVDPIKEIVAVSPSNKNTTCGSCYGAENNSTHCCNTCESVLEAYRLKKWNVQLDKIEQCKDQFKRSDLDAFKEGCRVQGHLEVNRMAGSFHIAPGSSFSIRQFHIHDFQIADVRLSHTINHLSFGDKIEFAKTHPLDGVKVETEESKSEMFNYYLKIIPTVYTKANEEAPIYTNQFSVTRYRKDLSTKERGMPGIFFSYELSPLMVKYEEQQRSFGHFATNCCSIIGGVFTVAGIIAVFLNNSWEALRKLEIGKLS from the exons ATGAAAATAGCTGATGCTTTAAGACGTTTAGATGCCTATCCCCGTACCTTGGAAGATTTTAGCGTCAGAACGGTTTCTGGGGCGGCCG tGACCATTATTAGTACCAGTATTGTGACTATATTGATATGTTTGGAATTTATGGCCTACATGACCCCAAATCTTAGCGAAGAACTATTTGTGGACACCACTCGTGGTCATAAGCTAAGAATCAACTTAGACATAACTTTACATAATTTAGCATGTAATTATTTATCTTTGGATGCTATGGATTCATCGGGCGATCAACATTTAAGAGTTGATCATGATATATTCAAGCATCGTTTGGATTTGCAGGGTAATCCCATGAAAGAAGTCGACCCAATTAAGGAAATTGTGGCCGTTTCACCCTCCAACAAAAATACTACTTGTGGCAGTTGTTATGGTGCAGAAAATAATAGTACGCA ctgCTGCAATACCTGTGAGTCTGTTTTGGAAGCGTATCGTCTGAAAAAATGGAATGTTCAATTGGATAAAATTGAACAGTGTAAGGATCAATTTAAAAGGTCGGATTTGGATGCTTTTAAGGAAGGTTGTCGTGTGCAGGGTCATTTAGAAGTTAATAGG ATGGCTGGTAGTTTTCACATTGCACCTGGTAGCAGCTTCTCCATACGCCAGTTTCACATACATGATTTCCAAATAGCCGATGTTAGATTGTCCCACACCATAAATCATCTCTCATTCGGCGATAAAATCGAATTTGCCAAAACCCATCCTTTAGATGGCGTAAAAGTGGAAACAGAAG aatCAAAATCGGAAATGTTTAATTACTATTTGAAGATTATACCCACTGTCTATACGAAGGCCAATGAAGAAGCTCCCATCTATACAAATCAATTTTCCGTAACACGTTATCGCAAGGATCTAAGCACAAAAGAACGTGGCATGCCGGGAATATTTTTCTCCTACGAATTGTCACCTCTTATGGTGAAATATGAAGAACAGCAAAG ATCCTTTGGCCATTTTGCCACCAATTGTTGTTCGATTATTGGTGGCGTTTTTACCGTAGCTGGCATAATAGCGGTATTTCTTAACAATTCCTGGGAAGCTCTAAGAAAACTCGAGATAGGCAAGCTAAGTTAA
- the LOC135953155 gene encoding reactive oxygen species modulator 1 has translation MPMPSSAFGQQGPTCFEKMKTGFTIGFCVGMASGALFGGFSALRYGLRGRELINNVGKVMLQGGGTFGTFMAIGTGIRC, from the exons atgccTATGCCCAGCAGTGCATTTGGTCAGCAAGGACCCACATGTTTTGAGAAAATGAAAACTGGCTTTACCATTGGCTTTTGTGTGGGCATGGCCAGTGGTGCTCTATTTGGTGGATTTTCTGCTTTAAG aTACGGTTTGAGAGGCCGGGAATTGATTAACAATGTTGGCAAAGTTATGTTGCAAGGTGGCGGCACTTTTGGCACCTTTATGGCCATTGGTACTGGCATACGTTGTTAA
- the Prp31 gene encoding U4/U6 small nuclear ribonucleoprotein Prp31 has protein sequence MSLADELLADLEEDNEVDDDLPMEETAEEAAQAEEIAEKLLKPSINLMEVDVKVQSIRELCKLRDSDRLQYILKQIEHYAQRQRTSAEMLGSVESDPEYCLIVEANAIAVDIDNEISIIHKFGKDKYQKRFPELDSLIVGEIEYLLAVKELGNDLEQVKNNEKLQAILTQATIMIVSVTASTTQGSLLTPSEKAQIDEACEMAIELNNFKTKIYEYVESRMTFIAPNLSMIVGASTAAKLLGIAGGLTKLSKMPACNVQVLGSQKKTLAGFSKTQMLPHTGYVFFSQIVQDTAPDLRRKAARLVAAKAVLAARVDACHESVHGEIGLKFKEDIEKKLDKLQEPPPVKFIKPLPKPIEGSKKKRGGKRVRKMKERYALTEFRKQANRMNFGDIEEDAYQDDLGYSRGTIGKTGTGRIRLPQVDEKTKVRISKTLQKNLQKQQVYGGSTTVKRQISGTASSVAFTPLQGLEIVNPQAAEKTQTEMNAKYFSNTSGFLSVGKRTT, from the exons ATGTCTTTGGCTGATGAACTTTTGGCCGATTTGGAAGAAGATAATGAAGTCGATGATGATTTGCCTATGGAGGAAACAGCCGAAGAGGCTGCACAAGCTGAAGAAATTGCCGAGAAATTACTTAAACCAAGTATTAATCTCATGGAAGTGGATGTTAAGGTGCAGTCAATAAGAGAACTATGTAAATTACGCGATTCCGATAGATTGCAGtacatattaaaacaaattgaacaTTATGCCCAAAGACAGCGTACATCGGCTGAAATGTTGGGTAGTGTAGAATCTGATCCGGAGTATTGTCTTATAGTGGAGGCCAATGCCATAGCGGTGGATATTGATAATGAAATAT CTATTATCCATAAATTTGGCAAGGACAAGTATCAAAAACGTTTTCCCGAACTCGATTCCTTGATAGTGGGCGAAATTGAGTATTTATTGGCTGTTAAAGAATTGGGCAATGATTTGGAACAAGTGAAAAATAATGAGAAACTACAGGCCATTTTAACACAAGCCACTATTATGATTGTGTCCGTAACAGCATCCACTACACAGGG TTCATTGTTAACACCCTCGGAAAAGGCCCAAATTGATGAGGCCTGTGAAATGGCCATAGAATTGAATAATTTCAAAACCAAAATCTATGAATATGTAGAAAGTCGCATGACCTTTATAGCCCCTAATCTATCAATGATAGTGG GAGCCTCTACAGCAGCCAAGTTATTGGGCATTGCCGGAGGCTTAACAAAATTATCCAAAATGCCCGCCTGTAACGTACAAGTTTTGGGCTCCCAAAAGAAAACTTTAGCCGGCTTCTCAAAAACTCAAATGCTGCCTCATACCGGTTACGTTTTCTTTTCACAAATTGTACAAGACACAGCGcca GATTTAAGACGTAAAGCTGCTCGCTTGGTGGCAGCCAAGGCTGTGTTAGCTGCCCGTGTTGATGCCTGCCATGAAAGTGTGCACGGTGAAATTGGTTTGAAATTCAAAGAGGATATAGAAAAGAAATTGGATAAATTGCAAGAACCACCGCCAGTGAAATTCATTAAACCTTTGCCCAAACCCATAGAAGGCAGCAAAAAGAAAAGAGGTGGCAAGAGAGTAAGAAAAATGAAAGAGCGTTATGCTTTGACGGAATTCCGCAAACAGGCCAATAGAATGAACTTTGGAGAT ATTGAGGAAGATGCTTATCAAGATGACTTGGGCTATTCACGTGGCACCATAGGCAAAACGGGCACGGGACGCATACGTTTGCCCCAGGTGGACGAAAAGACTAAAGTACGAATTAGCAAAACATTGCAAaagaatttacaaaaacaacaggtttATGGTGGCAGTACTACAGTAAAACGTCAAATTTCTGGCACAGCCTCCAGCGTGGCCTTTACGCCCTTACAAGGTTTGGAAATTGTCAATCCCCAGGCCGCCGAAAAGACACAAACCGAAATGAATGCCAAATATTTCTCAAATACTTCGGGCTTTTTATCTGTAGGAAAAAGAACAACTTAA
- the Msh6 gene encoding probable DNA mismatch repair protein Msh6 isoform X1 encodes MSKKLNSSFGSKSVSSPKNNLFNYFSKSPATLEKKKIPATNSTSTVSKEQQNDHEIKENLLNKQNKVASPKEKLLQQNKIQDSDDEEVGAVTKKRRRLVLQDSDEEEMEEKQQKKDKDDSDYEPSKDEEMPSADEGDTKESSPETSPDIKKKHKSKNVPKSSPESSPDNKKKHQTNIEPKSKKTKLDNTLTAGSFMEKLEQLQSGNNAKTSKKLEEKCEEVTTSNLDEPVIWPHQKLEFLKPDKIKDKKGRRPDHPDYDPSTLYVPPKFLDSLSPGVRQWWDLKSESFDCVLFFKVGKFYEFYHMDADVGVSELGFTYMRGEFAHSGFPEISFDKMASVLVERGYKVARVEQTETPDMMTERCKRIKPTKFDKVVRREICQITSRGTQVFGSQCQITPNHQPNYMLAIVEQQLSNSGGCSNYGICFIDTSIGDCYLGEFEDDKNCSRIHTLLSHNMPVLVVLEKSNIQEKTQEIMRTVLSSVPKEFMPNAGSLQSTAEKTLKELAEQYYGGGNADNWPMVLKTMQAESDHLGLTPHANAKLVLKALGLCINYMKKCHVAEKVLPMARYHLYQPPDTLAMFEIPTKAASNQRAHMVLDATTLMNLRITGEEHSLQSTLDQCCTKFGKRLLHYWLCAPSCVLTTIKERQQAVTDFLNNPSMLQDARALLAPLPDFERHLAQIHHFGSKIVQENHPDGRAIFFEEKSYNKKKMQNFISILKGFDSLINIPTMFEQAGSKLITRLTQHKNKGGIFPDLTKELNFFKQAFDHNKASETGVIAPESGVDEDYDTAEAKIQKINQQLQDYLVDQEKYFGCRITYFGADKKRFQLEVPESHARKADSKYSLEGQKKGAKPTRKFTTEETRNFLKKMQMAELERNNVLKDLARRIFEKFSQHYDLWKQCVDCVAHLDVLASLAEYARTQQVICIPQVEDVAVGEQAFIEIEDGYHPCVSADTYIPNGVILGCNDTPPLSILTGPNMGGKSTLMRQVGLLAVMAQIGAHVPAQSCRLSLVDRIFTRLGAQDDILSGHSTFLVELNETSLILKHATANSLVLLDELGRGTATYDGTAIAASVVNFLADLKCRSLFSTHYHNLIDFFHKDERITLGHMACMVENEDCDDPTQETVTFLYKYSTGACPKSYGFNAAKLAGMPHNIIKRAYTLSKKVEAIALKRKVAAKIVAAATIGCTNEIQCANLKNLLLQLQQCQVK; translated from the exons ATGTCCAAAAAACTTAACTCCAGTTTTGGCTCCAAAAGTGTGTCTTCACCCAAGAATaacttatttaattatttttctaaatcgCCGGcgactttagaaaaaaagaaaattcctGCAACCAACTCAACCTCCACCGTTAGCAAGGAACAACAGAATGACcatgaaataaaagaaaatttattgaataaacaaaataaagtagCATCCCCAAAGGAAAAAttattacaacaaaataaaatacaggATTCAGATGATGAAGAGGTTGGGGCAGTTACCAAAAAGAGAAGGCGTTTAGTGCTGCAAGACTCCGATGAGGAAGAAATGGAGGAGAAACAGCAGAAAAAAGATAAAGATGATAGTGACTATGAGCCCAGTAAAGATGAGGAAATGCCCTCGGCAGATGAAGGGGATACAAAGGAATCTTCACCGGAAACTTCTCCAGATATCAAGAAGAAACAT AAGTCTAAGAATGTACCTAAATCATCACCGGAATCTTCTCCAGATAACAAAAAGAAACAT CAGACTAACATTGAACCTAAATCCAAGAAAACAAAATTGGATAATACCCTTACTGCCGGCAGTTTTATGGAGAAGCTAGAACAATTACAATCTGGCAATAATGCCAAAACTTCCAAAAAGCTAGAGGAAAAATGTGAAGAGGTTACAACTTCCAATTTAGATGAGCCAGTGATATGGCCCCATCAGAAGCTGGAGTTTTTAAAACCCgataaaattaaagataaaAAGGGACGTAGACCAGATCATCCAGATTATGATCCATCTACTTTGTATGTACCTCCAAAGTTTTTGGACTCTTTGTCACCG GGTGTTCGCCAATGGTGGGACCTAAAATCCGAAAGTTTTGATTGCGTTTTGTTCTTTAAAGTGGGCAAATTCTATGAATTTTATCACATGGATGCCGATGTTGGTGTAAGTGAACTAGGCTTTACCTACATGCGAGGCGAATTTGCTCACTCGGGTTTCCCAGAGATATCCTTTGACAAAATGGCCTCGGTATTGGTAGAAAGGGGCTACAAAGTGGCTAGAGTTGAACAAACTGAAACGCCCGACATGATGACGGAAAGATGTAAACGTATTAAGCCCACCAAATTTGATAAAGTGGTGCGTAGAGAAATTTGCCAAATTACTAGTCGAGGAACACAAGTATTTGGCAGTCAATGCCAAATCACTCCCAATCATCAACCCAACTATATGTTGGCTATAGTGGAACAGCAGTTGTCAAATTCTGGGGGCTGCAGTAATTATGGCATTTGTTTTATAGACACTTCCATAGGTGACTGTTATTTGGGTGAATTTGAGGACGATAAAAATTGTTCTCGCATACATACACTGCTGTCTCATAATATGCCCGTTTTAGTGGTATTGGAAAAATCTAATATACAGGAGAAAACACAAGAAATAATGCGTACGGTATTAAGTAGTGTTCCTAAGGAATTTATGCCCAATGCGGGATCATTACAAAGTACAGCGGAGAAAACCTTAAAAGAGTTGGCCGAACAGTATTATGGCGGAGGAAATGCAGATAATTGGCCCATGGTTTTGAAAACCATGCAAGCAGAATCTGATCATTTGGGCTTAACGCCACATGCCAATGCTAAACTAGTTTTGAAAGCTTTAGGTTTATGCATCAACTACATGAAGAAATGCCATGTAGCCGAAAAAGTATTACCCATGGCCCGTTATCATCTCTACCAGCCACCCGATACATTGGCTATGTTTGAAATTCCCACCAAAGCTGCCTCTAATCAAAGAGCTCACATGGTCTTAGATGCCACCACCTTAATGAATTTACGCATTACCGGCGAAGAACATTCTTTACAGTCGACTTTGGATCAGTGCTGCACAAAGTTTGGTAAACGTTTGCTGCACTATTGGTTGTGTGCTCCTTCGTGTGTTTTAACCACCATTAAAGAAAGACAGCAAGCCGTAACAGACTTTCTTAATAATCCTTCTATGCTACAAGACGCTAGAGCTTTATTGGCTCCTTTGCCGGATTTTGAAAGACATTTGGCCCAGATTCATCATTTTGGCAGTAAAATCGTGCAGGAAAATCATCCAGATGGtcgagctatattttttgaagagaaatcttacaataaaaagaaaatgcag AACTTTATATCCATACTCAAAGGATTTGattctttaataaatattcCTACTATGTTTGAACAAGCTGGCTCAAAATTAATCACACGTTTaacacaacataaaaacaaaggCGGCATATTTCCAGACTTAACTAAAGAACTCAATTTCTTTAAG cAAGCATTTGATCATAACAAAGCTTCCGAAACTGGTGTTATTGCACCAGAAAGTGGGGTCGATGAAGATTATGATACAGCTGaagcaaaaatccaaaaaatcaaTCAGCAATTACAGGACTATTTGGTGGATCAAGAGAAATATTTCGGCTGTCGTATAACCTACTTTGGCGCAGATAAAAAACGTTTTCAGCTGGAGGTACCAGAGTCTCATGCCCGCAAGGCAGACAGTAAATATTCCTTAGAGGGCCAGAAGAAAGGAGCAAAACCTACGCGTAAATTTACCACAGAGGAGACCAGG aatttccttaaaaaaatgcaaatggCTGAATTAGAACGCAATAACGTGTTAAAAGATTTAGCTAGACGTATATTTGAGAAATTCTCGCAACACTATGACTTATGGAAACAATGTGTTGACTGTGTGGCCCATTTGGATGTATTGGCCTCTTTAGCGGAATATGCTAGAACTCAGCAAGTGATATGCATACCACAAGTGGAAGATGTTGCAGTGGGCGAACAGGCTTTTATAGAAATAGAAGATGGATATCATCCCTGTGTTTCAGCCGACACCTACATACCAAATGGTGTGATTTTGGGCTGTAACGACACACCACCTCTCTCCATACTTACCGGTCCCAATATGGGTGGTAAAAGTACGCTAATGCGTCAGGTAGGCCTATTGGCGGTAATGGCTCAAATAGGTGCTCATGTACCGGCTCAGTCCTGCCGTCTATCCTTGGTAGATCGCATATTTACCCGCCTGGGAGCTCAAGATGATATTTTATCGGGACATTCTACATTTTTGGTAGAATTAAATGAAACTTCATTGATTTTGAAACATGCCACAGCCAATAGTTTGGTATTGCTAGATGAATTgg gaCGCGGTACTGCTACTTATGATGGCACTGCCATAGCTGCTTCTGTTGTCAACTTTTTGGCCGATCTTAAATGCAGATCTTTATTCTCTACTCATTATCATAATCTCATAGATTTCTTTCACAAAGACGAACGCATTACTTTGGGTCATATG GCCTGCATGGTGGAAAATGAGGATTGTGACGATCCTACCCAAGAAACTGTTACGTTCTTGTATAAGTATTCAACTGGCGCTTGTCCAAAATCCTATGGCTTCAATGCAGCCAAATTGGCTGGCATGCCGCATAATATCATTAAAAGAGCTTATACG ctctcCAAAAAAGTTGAAGCAATTGCTTTAAAACGTAAAGTAGCAGCTAAAATTGTTGCCGCCGCTACAATCGGTTGTACCAATGAAATTCAGTGTGCgaatttgaaaaacttattaCTACAACTACAGCAATGCCAAGTTAAATAA
- the Msh6 gene encoding probable DNA mismatch repair protein Msh6 isoform X2, protein MSKKLNSSFGSKSVSSPKNNLFNYFSKSPATLEKKKIPATNSTSTVSKEQQNDHEIKENLLNKQNKVASPKEKLLQQNKIQDSDDEEVGAVTKKRRRLVLQDSDEEEMEEKQQKKDKDDSDYEPSKDEEMPSADEGDTKESSPETSPDIKKKHKSKNVPKSSPESSPDNKKKHTNIEPKSKKTKLDNTLTAGSFMEKLEQLQSGNNAKTSKKLEEKCEEVTTSNLDEPVIWPHQKLEFLKPDKIKDKKGRRPDHPDYDPSTLYVPPKFLDSLSPGVRQWWDLKSESFDCVLFFKVGKFYEFYHMDADVGVSELGFTYMRGEFAHSGFPEISFDKMASVLVERGYKVARVEQTETPDMMTERCKRIKPTKFDKVVRREICQITSRGTQVFGSQCQITPNHQPNYMLAIVEQQLSNSGGCSNYGICFIDTSIGDCYLGEFEDDKNCSRIHTLLSHNMPVLVVLEKSNIQEKTQEIMRTVLSSVPKEFMPNAGSLQSTAEKTLKELAEQYYGGGNADNWPMVLKTMQAESDHLGLTPHANAKLVLKALGLCINYMKKCHVAEKVLPMARYHLYQPPDTLAMFEIPTKAASNQRAHMVLDATTLMNLRITGEEHSLQSTLDQCCTKFGKRLLHYWLCAPSCVLTTIKERQQAVTDFLNNPSMLQDARALLAPLPDFERHLAQIHHFGSKIVQENHPDGRAIFFEEKSYNKKKMQNFISILKGFDSLINIPTMFEQAGSKLITRLTQHKNKGGIFPDLTKELNFFKQAFDHNKASETGVIAPESGVDEDYDTAEAKIQKINQQLQDYLVDQEKYFGCRITYFGADKKRFQLEVPESHARKADSKYSLEGQKKGAKPTRKFTTEETRNFLKKMQMAELERNNVLKDLARRIFEKFSQHYDLWKQCVDCVAHLDVLASLAEYARTQQVICIPQVEDVAVGEQAFIEIEDGYHPCVSADTYIPNGVILGCNDTPPLSILTGPNMGGKSTLMRQVGLLAVMAQIGAHVPAQSCRLSLVDRIFTRLGAQDDILSGHSTFLVELNETSLILKHATANSLVLLDELGRGTATYDGTAIAASVVNFLADLKCRSLFSTHYHNLIDFFHKDERITLGHMACMVENEDCDDPTQETVTFLYKYSTGACPKSYGFNAAKLAGMPHNIIKRAYTLSKKVEAIALKRKVAAKIVAAATIGCTNEIQCANLKNLLLQLQQCQVK, encoded by the exons ATGTCCAAAAAACTTAACTCCAGTTTTGGCTCCAAAAGTGTGTCTTCACCCAAGAATaacttatttaattatttttctaaatcgCCGGcgactttagaaaaaaagaaaattcctGCAACCAACTCAACCTCCACCGTTAGCAAGGAACAACAGAATGACcatgaaataaaagaaaatttattgaataaacaaaataaagtagCATCCCCAAAGGAAAAAttattacaacaaaataaaatacaggATTCAGATGATGAAGAGGTTGGGGCAGTTACCAAAAAGAGAAGGCGTTTAGTGCTGCAAGACTCCGATGAGGAAGAAATGGAGGAGAAACAGCAGAAAAAAGATAAAGATGATAGTGACTATGAGCCCAGTAAAGATGAGGAAATGCCCTCGGCAGATGAAGGGGATACAAAGGAATCTTCACCGGAAACTTCTCCAGATATCAAGAAGAAACAT AAGTCTAAGAATGTACCTAAATCATCACCGGAATCTTCTCCAGATAACAAAAAGAAACAT ACTAACATTGAACCTAAATCCAAGAAAACAAAATTGGATAATACCCTTACTGCCGGCAGTTTTATGGAGAAGCTAGAACAATTACAATCTGGCAATAATGCCAAAACTTCCAAAAAGCTAGAGGAAAAATGTGAAGAGGTTACAACTTCCAATTTAGATGAGCCAGTGATATGGCCCCATCAGAAGCTGGAGTTTTTAAAACCCgataaaattaaagataaaAAGGGACGTAGACCAGATCATCCAGATTATGATCCATCTACTTTGTATGTACCTCCAAAGTTTTTGGACTCTTTGTCACCG GGTGTTCGCCAATGGTGGGACCTAAAATCCGAAAGTTTTGATTGCGTTTTGTTCTTTAAAGTGGGCAAATTCTATGAATTTTATCACATGGATGCCGATGTTGGTGTAAGTGAACTAGGCTTTACCTACATGCGAGGCGAATTTGCTCACTCGGGTTTCCCAGAGATATCCTTTGACAAAATGGCCTCGGTATTGGTAGAAAGGGGCTACAAAGTGGCTAGAGTTGAACAAACTGAAACGCCCGACATGATGACGGAAAGATGTAAACGTATTAAGCCCACCAAATTTGATAAAGTGGTGCGTAGAGAAATTTGCCAAATTACTAGTCGAGGAACACAAGTATTTGGCAGTCAATGCCAAATCACTCCCAATCATCAACCCAACTATATGTTGGCTATAGTGGAACAGCAGTTGTCAAATTCTGGGGGCTGCAGTAATTATGGCATTTGTTTTATAGACACTTCCATAGGTGACTGTTATTTGGGTGAATTTGAGGACGATAAAAATTGTTCTCGCATACATACACTGCTGTCTCATAATATGCCCGTTTTAGTGGTATTGGAAAAATCTAATATACAGGAGAAAACACAAGAAATAATGCGTACGGTATTAAGTAGTGTTCCTAAGGAATTTATGCCCAATGCGGGATCATTACAAAGTACAGCGGAGAAAACCTTAAAAGAGTTGGCCGAACAGTATTATGGCGGAGGAAATGCAGATAATTGGCCCATGGTTTTGAAAACCATGCAAGCAGAATCTGATCATTTGGGCTTAACGCCACATGCCAATGCTAAACTAGTTTTGAAAGCTTTAGGTTTATGCATCAACTACATGAAGAAATGCCATGTAGCCGAAAAAGTATTACCCATGGCCCGTTATCATCTCTACCAGCCACCCGATACATTGGCTATGTTTGAAATTCCCACCAAAGCTGCCTCTAATCAAAGAGCTCACATGGTCTTAGATGCCACCACCTTAATGAATTTACGCATTACCGGCGAAGAACATTCTTTACAGTCGACTTTGGATCAGTGCTGCACAAAGTTTGGTAAACGTTTGCTGCACTATTGGTTGTGTGCTCCTTCGTGTGTTTTAACCACCATTAAAGAAAGACAGCAAGCCGTAACAGACTTTCTTAATAATCCTTCTATGCTACAAGACGCTAGAGCTTTATTGGCTCCTTTGCCGGATTTTGAAAGACATTTGGCCCAGATTCATCATTTTGGCAGTAAAATCGTGCAGGAAAATCATCCAGATGGtcgagctatattttttgaagagaaatcttacaataaaaagaaaatgcag AACTTTATATCCATACTCAAAGGATTTGattctttaataaatattcCTACTATGTTTGAACAAGCTGGCTCAAAATTAATCACACGTTTaacacaacataaaaacaaaggCGGCATATTTCCAGACTTAACTAAAGAACTCAATTTCTTTAAG cAAGCATTTGATCATAACAAAGCTTCCGAAACTGGTGTTATTGCACCAGAAAGTGGGGTCGATGAAGATTATGATACAGCTGaagcaaaaatccaaaaaatcaaTCAGCAATTACAGGACTATTTGGTGGATCAAGAGAAATATTTCGGCTGTCGTATAACCTACTTTGGCGCAGATAAAAAACGTTTTCAGCTGGAGGTACCAGAGTCTCATGCCCGCAAGGCAGACAGTAAATATTCCTTAGAGGGCCAGAAGAAAGGAGCAAAACCTACGCGTAAATTTACCACAGAGGAGACCAGG aatttccttaaaaaaatgcaaatggCTGAATTAGAACGCAATAACGTGTTAAAAGATTTAGCTAGACGTATATTTGAGAAATTCTCGCAACACTATGACTTATGGAAACAATGTGTTGACTGTGTGGCCCATTTGGATGTATTGGCCTCTTTAGCGGAATATGCTAGAACTCAGCAAGTGATATGCATACCACAAGTGGAAGATGTTGCAGTGGGCGAACAGGCTTTTATAGAAATAGAAGATGGATATCATCCCTGTGTTTCAGCCGACACCTACATACCAAATGGTGTGATTTTGGGCTGTAACGACACACCACCTCTCTCCATACTTACCGGTCCCAATATGGGTGGTAAAAGTACGCTAATGCGTCAGGTAGGCCTATTGGCGGTAATGGCTCAAATAGGTGCTCATGTACCGGCTCAGTCCTGCCGTCTATCCTTGGTAGATCGCATATTTACCCGCCTGGGAGCTCAAGATGATATTTTATCGGGACATTCTACATTTTTGGTAGAATTAAATGAAACTTCATTGATTTTGAAACATGCCACAGCCAATAGTTTGGTATTGCTAGATGAATTgg gaCGCGGTACTGCTACTTATGATGGCACTGCCATAGCTGCTTCTGTTGTCAACTTTTTGGCCGATCTTAAATGCAGATCTTTATTCTCTACTCATTATCATAATCTCATAGATTTCTTTCACAAAGACGAACGCATTACTTTGGGTCATATG GCCTGCATGGTGGAAAATGAGGATTGTGACGATCCTACCCAAGAAACTGTTACGTTCTTGTATAAGTATTCAACTGGCGCTTGTCCAAAATCCTATGGCTTCAATGCAGCCAAATTGGCTGGCATGCCGCATAATATCATTAAAAGAGCTTATACG ctctcCAAAAAAGTTGAAGCAATTGCTTTAAAACGTAAAGTAGCAGCTAAAATTGTTGCCGCCGCTACAATCGGTTGTACCAATGAAATTCAGTGTGCgaatttgaaaaacttattaCTACAACTACAGCAATGCCAAGTTAAATAA